A genomic segment from Variovorax paradoxus B4 encodes:
- a CDS encoding ABC transporter substrate binding protein, protein MAQLAADASAAELTVLVGDELSAHAEFVQHLRASQEPGSRFELVRLSAGGAEATQPVETASSEPERSANAGVRTRSLRTAPANAALTLAVGAPAARAALERPGQQPLVLAMLSRLDYESLRASSPALKRGDRRVGVLLRDPAMADQLALIGAVLPQKQRIGVVATLESEPLVRELQRAAQNGNPPWDIQVEYAPDARSLAGALRSVVPRSDALLVLPDLIGDSQAATLSVLHAGAGAGLPVFGASEGLVRSGGLAAAVSTPAQLAQQARLLGQKLASGAGSNGNPLVESAAPATVRVNVTVARGLGLRLPEERELTERLTVTR, encoded by the coding sequence ATGGCGCAGCTCGCCGCCGACGCCTCGGCGGCCGAGCTCACCGTGCTGGTGGGCGACGAGCTCTCGGCGCATGCCGAGTTCGTGCAGCATCTTCGTGCGAGCCAGGAGCCCGGCAGCCGATTCGAGCTGGTGCGGCTTTCGGCGGGCGGCGCCGAAGCCACGCAGCCGGTGGAAACCGCCAGCTCTGAACCCGAGCGCAGCGCCAATGCCGGCGTGCGCACGCGCAGCCTGCGCACCGCGCCCGCGAACGCCGCGCTCACCCTCGCGGTCGGCGCGCCTGCCGCACGCGCGGCGCTGGAGCGCCCGGGCCAGCAGCCGCTGGTGCTCGCGATGCTGAGCCGGCTCGACTACGAGAGCCTTCGTGCCAGCAGCCCGGCGCTCAAGCGCGGCGACCGGCGCGTGGGCGTGCTGCTGCGCGACCCGGCCATGGCGGACCAGCTCGCGCTCATCGGTGCGGTGCTGCCGCAGAAGCAACGCATCGGCGTGGTCGCCACGCTCGAATCCGAGCCCCTGGTGCGCGAACTGCAGCGCGCCGCGCAGAACGGCAATCCGCCCTGGGACATCCAGGTGGAGTACGCGCCCGATGCCAGGTCGCTGGCTGGCGCGCTGCGTTCGGTGGTGCCGCGCAGCGATGCCCTGCTGGTGCTGCCCGACCTGATCGGCGACAGCCAGGCCGCCACGCTCTCGGTGCTGCACGCCGGTGCGGGCGCGGGCCTGCCGGTGTTCGGCGCCAGCGAAGGGCTGGTGCGCTCGGGCGGGCTGGCCGCGGCGGTCTCCACGCCGGCGCAGCTGGCCCAGCAGGCACGCCTGCTCGGGCAGAAACTCGCGAGCGGCGCCGGCAGCAACGGCAATCCGCTCGTGGAGTCGGCCGCGCCCGCCACCGTGCGGGTCAACGTCACCGTGGCACGCGGACTCGGCCTGCGCCTGCCCGAGGAGCGGGAACTGACCGAGCGGCTCACGGTCACCCGATGA
- a CDS encoding hybrid sensor histidine kinase/response regulator: MNWNFHVLRGLARLTFAQQLILLALVPATAATLAAIAVLTRQHLDNLTELMRANAQTVALQVATAAQTPLVRMDRRMLQRTAQSGTYQPHVQQVQIWSEDGEIVANSETVDRARGEGLQVVVPIISDDGRHNGKVMVEMSLGAVQDARRSVWLNVVLVLAISLVGVGLAGWWAARRISEPIRALGKAVDRLGAGEAASVSIEGTSEIRHLQHGFNQAARALAESHRLLQSRISEATAELARKNQQLEVASQAKTRLLAAASHDLRQPLHALTLFSDGLANGETDPLRLQRIGHIRECVDSLDRLFSELLNLSQLDAGVLQPQWADFPLDRLFDEISRNFRPVAEQQGLRLVARKTELWVRCDYVMLSRILNNLVSNSLRHTLEGGVLIGARRRGKGVRIDVMDTGVGIALQHQARVFEEFYQVETTSRQAPRGARGMGLGLATVQRLAELLNTRVDLTSKPHKGTCVRVLVRSAPAALPVPAAAPAAGGAEDEASLENLRILVIDDERTILEGLSVVLTNWGAEVLAAQTRAEALALADAWEQPPDVVVSDLLLQGGDNGLDVIAALERHPRGIGAGTARLLVTGETKPDRLREVASAGIAVLYKPVSPRVLRQAIQAQRAAALSNVDA, translated from the coding sequence ATGAACTGGAACTTCCATGTCCTCCGGGGGCTTGCGCGCCTCACCTTCGCCCAGCAGCTGATCCTGCTTGCGCTGGTGCCGGCCACCGCGGCAACGCTGGCCGCCATTGCCGTGCTGACGCGCCAGCACCTGGACAACCTGACCGAGCTGATGCGCGCCAACGCGCAGACGGTGGCGCTGCAGGTGGCCACGGCGGCGCAGACGCCGCTGGTGCGCATGGACCGCCGCATGCTGCAGCGCACCGCCCAGTCGGGTACCTACCAGCCGCACGTGCAGCAGGTGCAGATCTGGTCGGAGGACGGCGAGATCGTGGCCAACTCCGAGACCGTCGACCGCGCCCGCGGCGAAGGCCTGCAGGTGGTGGTGCCGATCATCAGCGACGATGGCAGGCACAACGGCAAGGTGATGGTGGAGATGAGCCTGGGCGCGGTGCAGGACGCACGGCGCTCGGTGTGGCTCAACGTGGTGCTGGTGCTGGCGATCAGCCTGGTGGGCGTGGGGCTCGCGGGCTGGTGGGCGGCGCGGCGCATCAGCGAGCCGATCCGCGCGCTCGGCAAGGCCGTGGACCGGCTGGGTGCGGGCGAGGCCGCGAGCGTGTCCATCGAGGGCACCTCCGAGATCCGGCACCTGCAGCACGGCTTCAACCAGGCGGCGCGGGCGCTGGCCGAGAGCCATCGCCTGCTGCAAAGCCGCATCAGCGAGGCCACCGCCGAACTCGCGCGCAAGAACCAGCAGCTCGAAGTGGCAAGCCAGGCCAAGACCCGACTCCTGGCCGCGGCCAGCCACGACCTGCGCCAACCGCTGCATGCGCTCACGCTCTTTTCCGACGGGCTGGCCAACGGGGAAACCGACCCGCTGCGCCTGCAGCGCATCGGCCACATCCGCGAGTGCGTCGACTCGCTCGACCGGCTGTTCTCGGAGCTGCTCAATCTCTCGCAACTCGATGCCGGCGTGCTGCAGCCGCAGTGGGCCGACTTTCCGCTGGACCGGCTGTTCGACGAGATCAGCCGCAACTTCCGCCCGGTGGCCGAGCAGCAGGGCCTGCGCCTGGTCGCGCGCAAGACCGAGCTCTGGGTGCGCTGCGACTACGTGATGCTCTCGCGCATCCTCAACAACCTGGTGTCGAACTCGCTGCGCCACACCCTCGAGGGCGGCGTGCTGATCGGCGCGCGGCGCCGCGGCAAGGGAGTTCGCATCGACGTGATGGACACCGGCGTGGGCATCGCGCTGCAGCACCAGGCGCGCGTGTTCGAGGAGTTCTACCAGGTGGAGACCACCAGCCGCCAGGCCCCGCGCGGCGCACGCGGCATGGGCCTCGGGCTTGCCACGGTGCAGCGCCTGGCGGAGCTGCTCAACACGCGCGTCGATCTCACCTCCAAGCCGCACAAGGGCACCTGCGTGCGCGTGCTCGTGCGCTCGGCACCGGCCGCACTGCCGGTGCCGGCCGCCGCGCCCGCCGCTGGCGGCGCCGAAGACGAGGCGAGCCTGGAGAACCTGCGCATCCTGGTGATCGACGACGAGCGCACCATCCTCGAAGGCCTGTCGGTGGTGCTCACCAACTGGGGCGCCGAAGTCCTGGCCGCGCAGACACGCGCCGAAGCGCTGGCGCTGGCCGACGCCTGGGAGCAGCCGCCCGACGTGGTGGTGAGCGACCTGCTCCTGCAGGGCGGCGACAACGGGCTCGACGTGATCGCCGCGCTCGAACGCCATCCGCGCGGCATCGGGGCGGGCACGGCGCGCCTGCTGGTCACGGGCGAGACCAAGCCGGACCGCCTGCGCGAAGTGGCGAGCGCCGGCATCGCGGTGCTCTACAAGCCCGTGTCGCCGCGCGTGCTGCGCCAGGCGATCCAGGCACAGCGCGCCGCGGCGCTGTCGAACGTCGACGCCTGA
- the phnD gene encoding phosphate/phosphite/phosphonate ABC transporter substrate-binding protein has product MARRGAAAAILALLAGLPLAAVAQPAPQPDAPVRFGILPLGGAFESRSDWDPLLAELSRAIDRPVSVLSVNSYEALEQAIRRDEVDMAFLSGKMALDAVTQRRMKVVAQVVRHDGLPGYRALMLARKAPPFNSMKSLLAEPERWRLARGERQSVSGFIVPQLQLFLPNHIAMETRFLSEIVGTHQTTALAVANNEADVATNNTADFERFKLRFPAEAQRLQVLWESELIPHAQIVVRREYSPELRSRVQAFLVGYGRAKGSKGDAERVVLKSLHDLAGFVAADNSSLQPAAKLAYQLAKQNAMSAQWVNDAARQARLSRIESGYAEQTAVLRDLSP; this is encoded by the coding sequence ATGGCGCGCCGCGGCGCCGCAGCCGCCATCCTTGCGCTGCTCGCGGGCCTGCCGCTGGCGGCCGTTGCCCAGCCCGCGCCGCAGCCGGATGCGCCGGTGCGCTTCGGCATCCTGCCGCTGGGCGGCGCCTTCGAGTCGCGCAGCGACTGGGACCCCTTGCTGGCCGAGCTGAGCCGCGCCATTGACAGGCCCGTGAGCGTGCTGTCGGTCAACTCGTACGAAGCGCTCGAGCAGGCCATCCGGCGCGACGAAGTCGACATGGCGTTCCTGTCCGGCAAGATGGCGCTCGACGCCGTCACCCAGCGGCGCATGAAGGTCGTGGCCCAGGTGGTGCGGCACGACGGGCTGCCCGGCTACCGTGCCCTGATGCTGGCGCGCAAGGCGCCCCCGTTCAACAGCATGAAGAGCCTGCTCGCGGAGCCGGAACGCTGGCGCCTCGCGCGCGGCGAGCGGCAGTCGGTGTCGGGCTTCATCGTGCCGCAGCTGCAGCTGTTCCTGCCCAACCACATCGCGATGGAGACGCGCTTCCTGAGCGAGATCGTCGGCACCCACCAGACCACCGCGCTGGCCGTGGCCAACAACGAAGCCGACGTGGCCACCAACAACACGGCCGATTTCGAGCGCTTCAAGCTGCGTTTTCCGGCCGAGGCCCAGCGGCTGCAGGTGTTGTGGGAGTCGGAGCTCATTCCGCATGCGCAGATCGTGGTGCGGCGCGAATATTCGCCCGAGCTGCGAAGCCGCGTGCAGGCCTTCCTGGTCGGCTACGGGCGCGCGAAGGGCTCCAAGGGCGATGCGGAGCGCGTGGTGCTCAAGTCGCTGCATGACCTGGCCGGGTTCGTGGCCGCGGACAACAGCTCGCTGCAGCCCGCCGCCAAGCTGGCCTATCAGCTGGCCAAGCAGAATGCCATGAGCGCGCAGTGGGTCAACGATGCGGCGCGGCAGGCGCGGCTCTCGCGCATCGAAAGCGGGTACGCGGAACAGACCGCCGTGCTGCGCGACCTGTCTCCCTGA
- the phnD gene encoding phosphate/phosphite/phosphonate ABC transporter substrate-binding protein has product MSRLLRSVAAALALAAVAAACLAQGSAGTADRGASPPVKSIRFGVLPLGGAVESRALWTPLLADMSQAMGLPVSAYSVASYEELDRAIQRDEIDMAFLSAKMALDAVMQRRMKVVAQIARRPGMPTHRAVLLTRKAGLPSTLEAVLAEPERWRLARGDSRSVTGFLIPQSQLFLPRKIAMETRFRGEIVGTHQATALAVANGDADVATNNTTDFERFREQFPVEAARLHIVWESEPPPGAQMVVRRSYPSEFQARLQAFLVGYGQGKGPRADAEREVLKTLRAAYGYATADDSALLPEAMLEYQLGKQNAMAAAWVNDAAREKRLQRLEKNYREQVEALRPAASAATR; this is encoded by the coding sequence ATGTCGCGTCTCCTGCGTTCGGTTGCCGCGGCGCTTGCGCTCGCCGCCGTTGCCGCGGCCTGCCTGGCGCAGGGCAGTGCCGGCACGGCCGACAGAGGCGCCTCGCCACCGGTCAAGTCGATCCGCTTCGGCGTGCTGCCGCTGGGCGGTGCCGTCGAATCGCGCGCCTTGTGGACGCCGCTGCTGGCCGACATGAGCCAGGCCATGGGCTTGCCCGTGAGCGCTTACTCGGTGGCGTCGTACGAGGAGCTCGACCGCGCCATCCAGCGCGACGAGATCGACATGGCCTTTCTCTCGGCCAAGATGGCGCTCGATGCCGTGATGCAGCGGCGCATGAAGGTGGTGGCGCAGATCGCGCGCCGGCCCGGCATGCCCACGCATCGCGCCGTGCTGCTGACGCGCAAGGCCGGCCTGCCCAGCACGCTGGAGGCCGTGCTCGCCGAGCCCGAGCGCTGGCGGCTGGCGCGCGGCGACAGCCGCTCCGTGACCGGCTTCCTCATTCCCCAGAGCCAGCTTTTCCTGCCGCGCAAGATTGCGATGGAAACGCGCTTTCGCGGCGAGATCGTCGGCACCCACCAGGCCACCGCGCTCGCCGTGGCCAACGGCGATGCCGACGTGGCCACCAACAACACCACCGACTTCGAGCGCTTCAGGGAGCAGTTCCCGGTGGAAGCCGCGCGGCTGCACATCGTCTGGGAGTCCGAGCCGCCGCCCGGTGCGCAGATGGTGGTGCGGCGCAGCTATCCGTCCGAGTTCCAGGCCCGGCTGCAGGCCTTCCTGGTGGGCTACGGCCAGGGCAAGGGACCGCGCGCCGATGCCGAGCGCGAGGTGCTGAAGACCTTGCGCGCGGCCTACGGCTATGCCACTGCCGACGACAGCGCGCTGCTGCCCGAGGCCATGCTCGAATACCAGCTCGGCAAGCAGAACGCCATGGCCGCCGCCTGGGTCAACGACGCGGCGCGCGAGAAGCGCCTGCAGCGCCTCGAGAAGAACTACCGGGAACAGGTCGAGGCCTTGCGCCCGGCCGCCAGCGCTGCCACACGCTGA
- the tssK gene encoding type VI secretion system baseplate subunit TssK, which yields MSWRTKVVWSEGMLLQPQHLQQSERHADHARHVLLRSTTPYAWGFAEIEIDQAALTLGKLALVRAVGIFGDGTVFDMPAVDPLPEPIDIPPAMRDEAVMLALPLRRAGAREADAEDYEELVRHRVLESEVPDSNTAGERTAVLQLGQLHTRLMRASEATDAWTTLGVARVVERRVDNQVQLERAMLPPLLDVAGHGVIRSWLDELLGLLRQRGEALAGRMTQGGTGGVAEIADFMLLQTVNRNEAVFAHLARSAMLHPQRFFELALGLAGDLASFRDSRRVARFGPYIHDDLALSFRPLMDDLRRSLSMVLEQSAIRIDLHDRKHGVRVAMVTDVELQRKATFVLAVNANMPSEALRARFPTQVKIGPVERIRDLVNLALPGVTLTPMPVAPRQIPFHTGANYFELETRNSDLWRQLEQSGGIAMHIAGDFPGLDLAFWAIRS from the coding sequence ATGAGTTGGCGAACAAAAGTGGTCTGGAGCGAGGGGATGCTGCTGCAGCCCCAGCACCTGCAGCAAAGCGAGCGTCATGCCGACCATGCGAGGCATGTGCTGTTGCGTTCCACCACGCCCTATGCCTGGGGGTTTGCGGAGATCGAGATCGATCAGGCCGCGCTCACGCTGGGCAAGCTCGCCCTGGTGCGTGCGGTGGGCATCTTCGGCGACGGCACGGTGTTCGACATGCCGGCGGTCGATCCGCTGCCCGAGCCCATCGACATTCCGCCCGCCATGCGCGACGAGGCCGTGATGCTGGCGCTGCCGCTGCGCCGCGCCGGCGCCCGCGAGGCCGACGCCGAAGACTATGAAGAGCTGGTGCGCCACCGGGTGCTCGAGTCCGAGGTGCCGGACTCCAACACCGCCGGCGAGCGCACGGCCGTGCTGCAGCTGGGCCAGCTCCACACGCGCCTGATGCGTGCCAGCGAAGCGACCGACGCCTGGACCACGCTGGGCGTGGCCCGCGTGGTCGAGCGCCGCGTCGACAACCAGGTGCAGCTCGAGCGCGCGATGCTGCCGCCGCTGCTGGACGTGGCGGGCCACGGCGTGATCCGTTCCTGGCTCGACGAGTTGCTGGGCCTCCTGCGCCAGCGCGGCGAGGCGCTGGCCGGGCGCATGACGCAGGGCGGCACCGGCGGCGTGGCCGAGATCGCGGACTTCATGCTGCTGCAGACCGTCAACCGCAACGAGGCGGTCTTTGCGCACCTGGCCCGAAGCGCCATGCTGCACCCGCAGCGCTTCTTCGAGCTTGCGCTCGGGCTGGCCGGCGACCTCGCGAGCTTTCGCGATTCGCGCCGCGTGGCGCGCTTCGGCCCCTACATCCACGACGACCTGGCGCTGAGCTTCCGTCCGCTGATGGACGACCTGCGGCGCAGCCTCTCGATGGTGCTGGAGCAGTCGGCCATCCGCATCGACCTGCACGACCGCAAGCACGGCGTGCGCGTGGCCATGGTGACCGACGTGGAGCTGCAGCGCAAGGCGACCTTCGTGCTCGCGGTGAACGCCAACATGCCGAGCGAGGCGCTGCGCGCGCGCTTTCCCACGCAGGTCAAGATCGGCCCGGTCGAGCGCATCCGCGACCTGGTCAACCTGGCGCTGCCGGGCGTCACGCTCACGCCCATGCCGGTGGCGCCGCGCCAGATTCCCTTCCACACCGGCGCCAACTACTTCGAGCTCGAAACGCGCAACAGCGACCTGTGGCGCCAGCTGGAGCAGTCGGGCGGCATCGCGATGCACATCGCGGGCGACTTTCCCGGCCTCGACCTCGCGTTCTGGGCCATTCGTTCCTAG
- a CDS encoding DotU family type VI secretion system protein, which translates to MTTPDPFAAFESERTVIKPKPRTPAGTPPPAAAPAPFFGGVDPTPAVDVGEIGLLNPLVSAAGKLLVLIGKLRNLAQPPNVPALRASTADAVNQFDAAARRAGVSNESVLAARYVLCTALDEAVANTPWGVQAGWNKQSLLVQFHNETWGGEKVFQLLAKLAQDVPTHRQLLELIYSVLALGFEGRYRVVDNGRAQLDSVRQRLADLIAKDRPPLEAELSPHWRGQGAGTVRLRESLPLWVFAAGFALLLALAWFGLRLTLNYRSDTTYAAVSGLRVPNIQIAPPAAPAKSPRLARFLEPEIKQGLVTVTDEADRSVVRLRGDSFFGSGSAEPMAASLPVLRRIGQALAEVKGEVLITGHSDNQPIRSLRYPSNWHLSAARADAVKGALTTLVDPARMRSDGKADAEPVAANDTPANRARNRRVDIVLLSEPDRVAAAGVTK; encoded by the coding sequence ATGACAACACCCGATCCCTTCGCCGCCTTCGAGTCGGAGCGCACGGTCATCAAGCCGAAGCCGCGCACGCCGGCCGGCACGCCGCCGCCTGCTGCGGCACCGGCGCCTTTCTTCGGCGGCGTTGATCCGACACCCGCCGTCGACGTCGGCGAGATCGGGCTGCTCAATCCGCTGGTCTCGGCCGCGGGCAAGCTGCTGGTGCTGATCGGAAAGCTGCGCAACCTTGCGCAGCCGCCCAACGTGCCGGCCCTGCGCGCCTCCACCGCCGACGCGGTGAACCAGTTCGACGCCGCCGCGCGCCGTGCCGGCGTCAGCAACGAATCGGTGCTGGCCGCGCGCTATGTGCTGTGCACCGCGCTGGACGAGGCCGTGGCCAACACGCCCTGGGGCGTGCAGGCCGGCTGGAACAAGCAGAGCCTGCTGGTGCAGTTCCACAACGAGACCTGGGGCGGCGAGAAGGTGTTCCAGTTGCTCGCCAAGCTCGCGCAGGACGTGCCCACGCACCGCCAGCTGCTGGAGCTGATCTACAGCGTGCTCGCGCTCGGCTTCGAAGGCCGCTACCGCGTGGTCGACAACGGCCGCGCGCAGCTCGATTCGGTGCGCCAGCGCCTGGCCGACCTGATCGCCAAGGACCGTCCGCCGCTCGAAGCCGAGCTCTCGCCGCATTGGCGCGGGCAGGGCGCGGGCACGGTGCGGCTGCGCGAATCGCTGCCGCTGTGGGTGTTCGCGGCCGGCTTCGCCCTGCTGCTCGCGCTGGCCTGGTTCGGCCTGCGGCTCACGCTCAACTACCGCTCCGACACCACCTATGCCGCAGTGTCGGGCCTGCGCGTGCCCAACATCCAGATCGCGCCGCCCGCCGCGCCGGCCAAGTCGCCGCGGCTCGCGCGCTTCCTCGAGCCCGAGATCAAGCAGGGCCTCGTCACCGTGACCGACGAGGCCGACCGCAGCGTGGTGCGGCTGCGCGGCGACTCCTTCTTCGGCTCCGGCAGCGCCGAGCCGATGGCCGCATCGCTGCCGGTGCTGCGCCGCATCGGCCAGGCGCTGGCCGAAGTGAAGGGCGAGGTGCTGATCACCGGCCACTCCGACAACCAGCCGATCCGCTCGCTGCGCTATCCCTCCAACTGGCACCTGTCGGCCGCGCGTGCCGATGCGGTGAAGGGCGCGCTCACCACGCTGGTCGATCCGGCACGCATGCGCTCCGACGGCAAGGCCGACGCCGAGCCCGTGGCCGCCAACGACACGCCGGCCAACCGCGCGCGCAACCGGCGCGTCGACATCGTGCTGCTGTCCGAGCCGGACCGGGTCGCTGCCGCGGGAGTGACGAAATGA